From the genome of Cellvibrio japonicus Ueda107, one region includes:
- a CDS encoding YggS family pyridoxal phosphate-dependent enzyme → MHKIDDKLAKVTERIHQAAILAGRDPQTVQLIAVSKTQPPAAIAEAYAWGQRRFGENYLQEALDKQQALHALDDLQWHFIGPIQSNKTRLIAAHFAWVHSVDRLRIAQRLNDQRPEGLPPLEICIQVNIDDEDTKSGVNLAELPALALAIQPLKRLRLRGLMAIPVATSDTQQQRASFSRLRLAVAALNRQGLALDTLSMGMSGDLEAAIAEGATFVRVGTDIFGARQ, encoded by the coding sequence ATGCACAAGATAGACGACAAGCTCGCGAAAGTCACCGAACGAATTCACCAGGCCGCCATCCTTGCCGGGCGAGATCCGCAAACTGTGCAGTTGATCGCTGTCAGCAAAACCCAACCCCCTGCTGCCATCGCCGAGGCTTATGCCTGGGGCCAGCGCCGCTTTGGTGAAAACTACCTGCAGGAAGCCCTTGATAAGCAGCAGGCGTTACACGCCCTGGACGACTTGCAATGGCACTTTATCGGCCCCATCCAATCCAACAAGACGCGCTTGATCGCAGCGCATTTTGCTTGGGTCCATTCGGTGGATCGCCTGAGAATTGCCCAGCGCCTGAATGACCAGCGCCCTGAAGGCCTGCCGCCGTTGGAGATTTGCATCCAGGTCAATATCGACGACGAAGATACCAAATCCGGGGTGAACCTGGCGGAGCTGCCGGCGCTGGCGCTGGCTATCCAGCCGCTCAAGCGACTCAGGCTGCGCGGTCTGATGGCAATCCCGGTGGCCACATCCGATACGCAACAGCAGCGCGCCAGTTTCTCCCGCTTGCGCCTGGCAGTAGCGGCGCTGAATCGCCAGGGGTTGGCGCTGGATACCCTGTCCATGGGGATGTCGGGCGATTTGGAAGCAGCAATCGCTGAGGGTGCTACCTTTGTGCGCGTGGGTACCGATATCTTTGGCGCTCGCCAATAG
- a CDS encoding YqgE/AlgH family protein, which translates to MNDKILSNATYDELTPGSLRDHFLIAMPGLNDSSFAHTVTYICEHSDKGAMGLVINTATPMQLREIFAQMELEDLADVGDQIVMAGGPVQTERGFVLHPGDSKWQSTLEVSPDISLTASRDIIVALAEGRGPREYLITLGYAGWGEGQLEAEIAANSWLTVPANRNIIFNTPFEQRWTAAAQALGIDVNLITSTAGHA; encoded by the coding sequence ATGAACGACAAAATACTTTCAAATGCTACTTACGATGAGCTGACGCCCGGCAGTTTGCGTGATCATTTCCTGATTGCCATGCCCGGATTGAATGACTCATCGTTTGCACATACCGTGACTTATATTTGCGAGCACAGCGACAAGGGTGCGATGGGGCTGGTGATCAATACCGCTACCCCCATGCAGTTGCGCGAGATTTTCGCGCAGATGGAACTGGAAGACCTTGCCGACGTGGGTGACCAGATCGTTATGGCCGGTGGCCCGGTACAGACCGAGCGCGGCTTTGTATTACATCCAGGCGATAGCAAATGGCAATCGACACTGGAAGTCTCTCCTGACATCAGCTTGACGGCGTCGCGCGATATTATCGTGGCCCTGGCCGAAGGCCGTGGTCCGCGCGAATATTTGATTACCCTCGGTTATGCCGGTTGGGGGGAGGGGCAATTAGAGGCCGAGATAGCGGCTAACTCCTGGCTCACGGTGCCGGCCAATCGCAACATTATTTTTAATACGCCGTTTGAACAGCGCTGGACTGCCGCTGCCCAGGCATTGGGTATTGATGTCAACCTGATAACCAGCACTGCTGGTCACGCCTGA
- the proC gene encoding pyrroline-5-carboxylate reductase — MHTPKIAFIGAGNMARAIIGGLLAEGFDRTQISASGPRQETLDKVAAEFSIPVSIDNLATAAAADVVILGVKPQVLKEVALALKPALGHKPLLISIAAGITTQSLAQWLGEDQAIVRCMPNTPSQLRAGASGLFANARVSDGQKSIANSILGAVGIVQWVKDEAQLNPVTAVSGSGPAYFFLVMEAMIEAGVKLGLERECATELTLQTAMGAAMLAKSSDLEVAELRRRVTSPKGTTEQAILSFERDDIRGIVERAMGACSQRAQELSELLGQ, encoded by the coding sequence GTGCATACACCCAAGATTGCATTTATCGGCGCCGGCAATATGGCCAGGGCGATTATTGGCGGCCTGCTGGCCGAAGGCTTTGACCGCACCCAAATCAGTGCCAGCGGCCCGCGCCAGGAAACCCTCGACAAGGTTGCCGCCGAATTTTCCATCCCCGTCAGTATCGATAACCTGGCTACGGCCGCGGCTGCGGATGTAGTGATATTGGGGGTTAAACCCCAGGTGTTAAAAGAAGTGGCGCTTGCACTCAAGCCAGCGCTAGGCCACAAACCCTTGTTGATTTCGATCGCCGCCGGTATTACCACCCAAAGCCTTGCCCAATGGCTGGGTGAGGACCAGGCAATTGTGCGCTGTATGCCCAATACCCCGTCGCAATTGCGCGCGGGTGCCAGCGGCCTGTTTGCCAATGCGCGGGTCAGCGATGGGCAAAAGTCCATCGCCAACAGCATTCTCGGGGCCGTGGGCATTGTCCAGTGGGTGAAAGATGAGGCGCAGCTGAATCCTGTTACCGCCGTGTCGGGCTCTGGTCCCGCGTATTTTTTCCTGGTGATGGAGGCGATGATCGAGGCTGGTGTGAAACTGGGGCTGGAGCGCGAGTGCGCCACGGAACTCACCCTGCAAACAGCGATGGGAGCCGCTATGCTGGCGAAGAGCAGCGATCTTGAGGTGGCTGAGTTGCGTCGCCGGGTGACCTCGCCCAAGGGGACAACCGAGCAGGCAATACTCTCCTTCGAGCGCGATGACATCCGCGGCATAGTAGAGCGCGCGATGGGCGCTTGCAGCCAGCGCGCACAGGAATTATCCGAGTTATTAGGCCAGTAA
- a CDS encoding YegP family protein: MAGWYELTKNDKEQYHFVLKAGNGEVILRSETYESKAAAQNGIASVQKNSPLDERYERKISSNDKPYFNLKAANHQIIGTSQLYSSAAARDNGIESVKTNGPATTIKE, encoded by the coding sequence ATGGCTGGCTGGTATGAATTAACCAAAAACGACAAAGAGCAGTATCACTTTGTACTTAAAGCGGGCAATGGGGAAGTGATCTTGCGCAGCGAAACCTACGAATCCAAGGCGGCTGCACAAAATGGCATAGCCTCTGTGCAAAAGAACAGCCCATTGGATGAACGCTACGAGCGCAAGATATCCAGCAACGACAAGCCTTACTTTAATTTGAAGGCCGCCAATCACCAAATCATTGGTACCAGCCAGCTCTACTCCAGCGCTGCCGCGCGCGACAATGGGATTGAGTCAGTGAAAACCAATGGCCCGGCCACTACCATCAAAGAGTAA
- a CDS encoding PilT/PilU family type 4a pilus ATPase has product MDFDRLLSLMVEKGASDLFITAGVPPSIKLHGKVVPVTATPLAPEKARELVLSVMNEKQRAEFLDKKELNFAVSARGIGRFRASAFYQRNLAGMVLRRIETKIPQIDELGLPEIIKELAMTKRGLIIFVGATGTGKSTSLAAMIGHRNQNSKGHIISIEDPIEFIHQHQGCIITQREVGIDTESFEVALKNTLRQAPDVILIGEVRSRETMDHAIAFAETGHLCLCTLHANNANQALDRIIHFFPADRHRQLWMDLSLNLKAIVAQQLIPTPDGNGRRACLEIMINTPLMQDLIRKGEVSELKELMKKSTELGMQTFDQALYDLYDTGDITYEDALLHADSPNDLRLMIKLASETDANYLSHAADSLSIQGDEHSNRGRMF; this is encoded by the coding sequence ATGGATTTTGATCGTTTATTATCGCTGATGGTTGAGAAAGGCGCGTCGGATCTGTTTATTACTGCGGGCGTGCCACCGTCGATCAAACTCCACGGCAAGGTAGTCCCGGTCACCGCCACGCCACTCGCACCGGAAAAAGCGCGCGAGTTGGTATTGAGTGTGATGAATGAAAAACAGCGCGCGGAATTCCTGGACAAAAAAGAACTGAACTTCGCAGTAAGTGCACGCGGTATAGGGCGCTTCCGCGCCAGCGCCTTTTACCAGCGCAACCTGGCGGGCATGGTGTTGCGCCGTATTGAAACCAAAATCCCGCAAATTGACGAGTTGGGCCTGCCCGAAATCATTAAAGAACTGGCCATGACCAAACGCGGTCTGATTATCTTTGTGGGCGCAACAGGTACCGGTAAATCCACCTCGCTCGCCGCCATGATTGGCCACCGCAACCAAAACTCCAAAGGCCATATCATTTCCATTGAAGATCCGATTGAATTTATCCACCAACACCAGGGCTGCATCATCACCCAGCGCGAGGTGGGTATCGATACCGAGTCCTTTGAGGTCGCCCTGAAAAATACCCTGCGCCAGGCGCCGGATGTGATCCTGATCGGCGAGGTGCGCTCGCGCGAAACCATGGACCACGCCATCGCCTTCGCCGAAACCGGCCACCTGTGCCTGTGCACCCTGCACGCCAACAACGCCAACCAGGCATTGGATCGGATCATTCACTTTTTCCCGGCCGACCGTCACCGCCAGTTGTGGATGGACCTGTCGCTCAACCTCAAGGCGATTGTGGCCCAGCAGTTAATTCCTACCCCCGATGGCAATGGCCGCCGCGCCTGCCTTGAAATTATGATTAACACGCCGCTGATGCAGGATTTGATTCGCAAGGGAGAGGTTTCGGAACTGAAAGAACTGATGAAGAAATCAACCGAGTTGGGGATGCAGACTTTCGACCAGGCACTCTATGACCTGTACGACACCGGTGATATTACCTACGAGGACGCCCTGCTCCACGCCGACTCACCCAACGACCTGCGCCTGATGATCAAGCTGGCATCGGAAACCGATGCAAATTACCTGTCCCATGCCGCCGATAGCCTGTCAATCCAGGGCGATGAACACAGCAATCGCGGACGGATGTTTTAA
- a CDS encoding type IV pilus twitching motility protein PilT: MDITELLAFSAKQGASDLHLSAGLPPMIRVDGDVRRINLPPMDHKQVHGLIYDIMNDKQRKDYEEFLETDFSFEVPGVARFRVNAFNQNRGAGAVFRTIPSKVLTMEELGMGNVFRDICAVPRGLVLVTGPTGSGKSTTLAAMIDYINDNRYEHVLTIEDPIEFVHESKKCLINQREVHRDTHGFNEALRSALREDPDVILVGEMRDLETIRLALTAAETGHIVFGTLHTTSAAKTIDRIVDVFPANEKSMVRSMLSESLQAVISQTLLKKNGGGRVAAHEIMRGTSAIRNLIREDKVAQMYSAIQTGASLGMQTMDQCLADLVARRVISREAAKTKAKFPENF; the protein is encoded by the coding sequence ATGGATATCACCGAACTCCTGGCCTTCAGCGCTAAACAGGGCGCGTCTGACTTGCACCTGTCGGCGGGGCTGCCGCCTATGATCCGCGTCGATGGTGATGTGCGCCGTATCAACCTGCCGCCCATGGACCATAAGCAGGTGCACGGCTTGATTTACGACATTATGAATGACAAGCAGCGCAAGGACTACGAAGAATTTCTGGAAACCGATTTCTCCTTCGAGGTACCCGGTGTAGCGCGCTTCCGTGTCAATGCCTTTAACCAGAACCGCGGCGCCGGCGCCGTGTTCCGTACCATTCCCTCCAAGGTGCTCACAATGGAAGAGCTGGGCATGGGCAATGTGTTCCGCGATATCTGCGCGGTTCCGCGCGGTTTGGTATTGGTCACCGGCCCTACCGGTTCGGGTAAGTCCACCACCCTGGCGGCGATGATCGACTATATCAACGACAACCGCTACGAGCACGTACTCACTATCGAAGATCCTATTGAATTCGTGCACGAATCCAAAAAATGCCTGATCAACCAGCGCGAGGTACATCGCGATACCCACGGCTTTAACGAAGCCCTGCGCTCGGCCCTGCGCGAAGACCCCGATGTGATCCTGGTGGGTGAGATGCGCGACCTGGAAACCATCCGCCTGGCATTGACGGCAGCCGAAACCGGCCACATCGTATTCGGCACCCTGCACACCACCTCGGCGGCCAAAACCATCGACCGTATTGTGGACGTGTTCCCGGCCAATGAAAAATCCATGGTGCGCTCCATGCTATCAGAATCACTGCAAGCGGTTATTTCGCAAACACTGCTAAAGAAAAATGGCGGCGGTCGGGTGGCAGCTCACGAAATCATGCGCGGCACCTCAGCAATCCGCAACCTGATCCGCGAAGATAAGGTAGCGCAGATGTACTCGGCGATCCAGACCGGTGCTTCACTCGGTATGCAGACCATGGATCAGTGCCTTGCCGATCTGGTCGCGCGCCGGGTAATCAGCCGCGAAGCGGCAAAAACCAAAGCCAAGTTCCCCGAAAATTTCTAA
- the ruvX gene encoding Holliday junction resolvase RuvX has translation MVKTLLAFDYGTKNIGVATGQTIIRSASSLPGLRARDGVPDWNEIEALLKTWQPDLVLVGLPLNMDGSESELSARARKFANRTQGRFGVKVEMVDERLSSFEAKGEVMERGGSRDYRHNPVDSIAARLILEAWLERQLRLPPV, from the coding sequence ATGGTCAAAACCCTGCTGGCCTTCGATTACGGCACCAAAAATATCGGTGTCGCGACCGGACAGACCATTATTCGTTCAGCGTCGTCATTACCGGGCCTCAGGGCGCGCGATGGGGTTCCCGATTGGAATGAGATAGAGGCCTTGTTGAAAACCTGGCAACCGGATTTGGTGCTGGTTGGTTTGCCATTAAATATGGATGGCAGCGAAAGTGAACTCAGCGCGCGTGCGCGCAAATTTGCAAACCGCACCCAGGGGCGCTTTGGCGTCAAGGTCGAAATGGTGGATGAGCGCCTGAGCAGTTTCGAGGCCAAGGGCGAGGTAATGGAACGCGGCGGTTCGCGCGATTACAGGCACAATCCGGTAGATTCCATCGCAGCCAGGTTAATCCTGGAGGCTTGGCTGGAGCGGCAGCTTCGACTGCCGCCCGTTTAA
- a CDS encoding DUF167 family protein has protein sequence MVGQAGHYRWQGEDLILHCQLQPKASGDDIVGVHGDRLKIRITAPPVDGKANEYLIKWLSKQFRVPKGNIKILQGELGRHKTLGIHAPRHLPEEAHICFPK, from the coding sequence GTGGTTGGGCAGGCCGGTCACTATCGCTGGCAGGGGGAGGATCTGATCCTCCACTGCCAGTTGCAACCCAAGGCCTCTGGTGATGATATTGTCGGTGTCCACGGCGATCGCCTCAAAATCCGTATCACAGCTCCCCCAGTCGATGGCAAGGCCAATGAATATCTCATCAAATGGCTAAGTAAGCAGTTCCGGGTGCCCAAGGGCAATATAAAAATTCTCCAGGGTGAGTTGGGGCGGCACAAAACCCTGGGTATCCACGCCCCCAGGCACTTGCCGGAAGAAGCCCACATTTGTTTCCCAAAGTAG
- a CDS encoding YggT family protein, translated as MQTLAEIAIYLVRTIGSIYLMIVLLRFLLQLVRADYYNPISRFIVKATNPLLVPLRKIVPGFWGIDFACLMLALLVQIIILQAIILIAGAGWQNPLLLLPWSVVGILGLLASVYFWALLIMVIASWIAPYSDNPGLSLLRQLIEPSLAPIRKILPNMGGLDFSPMVALMLLHIFNQYIMPSLANAMGVPGGLL; from the coding sequence ATGCAGACCCTTGCTGAAATTGCGATTTACCTTGTCCGTACCATAGGCTCCATCTATTTGATGATTGTCCTGTTGCGCTTCCTGCTGCAATTGGTGCGTGCGGATTACTACAACCCTATCTCCCGCTTTATTGTTAAGGCAACCAATCCCCTGCTGGTTCCCTTGCGCAAGATTGTTCCCGGCTTCTGGGGTATAGACTTTGCCTGCCTGATGCTGGCGCTGCTGGTGCAGATCATCATCCTGCAGGCGATTATCCTGATCGCCGGCGCCGGTTGGCAGAATCCGCTGTTGCTCCTGCCCTGGTCAGTCGTAGGCATCCTGGGGCTGCTTGCCAGTGTCTACTTCTGGGCGTTGCTGATTATGGTGATCGCCAGTTGGATTGCTCCCTACAGCGATAACCCCGGCCTGAGTTTGTTGCGCCAGTTGATTGAGCCCTCACTGGCCCCTATCCGCAAGATCCTGCCCAATATGGGTGGACTGGATTTCAGCCCCATGGTGGCGCTGATGCTGCTGCACATTTTCAACCAATACATCATGCCCTCCCTGGCCAATGCCATGGGGGTGCCCGGAGGATTGCTCTAG